In Takifugu flavidus isolate HTHZ2018 chromosome 5, ASM371156v2, whole genome shotgun sequence, the following proteins share a genomic window:
- the LOC130525947 gene encoding myosin-11-like yields MKDLQRQLAGLREELKLPHVYCNEEKAQQQNIEILKEKLEDTHHDLILNAMIMKDVCSYDNKTPTLKSDLAAMAACLENERKSHEMIKKELESTHLCLSEAKKEADLLQDKHRLETQRLKEELKESKDLLKELSGAVSLGKDKENNVSRISKELKETTLQLEKLQCEKDQAVARSQELQASLQQCRERLNQKSTYNKTSEQKIQDLQAENNKLKTNFTKVEQELQQARQSISVNKGTLKNTIRLQKAMIQEKAELIKKLDKLKRELDSETKRANQNKEENDWLGFQLKEELLKNTRYQKKTWKLHSLTKSTSKMLQDQRINEAEMTEMKEMVSKLQTQLTKEKALYSQLETQSNHLQDELDRQLRRNKMLKDELYLQRTRNEAELQTFQQQLQVEKRRLPSQSEAFEEKQAFEETKVQHEQDLQKMKKELLMLTKSYKSSCADAQRYQKLYNDETRHSMALASQLRMAQLQLQMSSYP; encoded by the coding sequence ATGAAAGACTTGCAGAGGCAGTTGGCTGGCCTGAGGGAAGAACTGAAGCTGCCCCATGTGTACTGCAATGAAGAGAAAGCTCAGCAGCAGAATATTGAAATTTTGAAGGAGAAGCTTGAAGATACACACCACGATCTCATACTGAATGCCATGATCATGAAAGATGTCTGCAGCTATGATAACAAGACGCCCACCCTGAAATCTGATTTGGCTGCCATGGCTGCCTGTCTGGAAAATGAGCGGAAATCCCATGAGATGATTAAGAAAGAACTTGAGTCCACCCATCTTTGCCTGAGTGAAGCCAAAAAGGAGGCTGATCTCCTTCAAGACAAACACAGGCTGGAGACCCAGCGTCTCAAAGAGGAACTTAAGGAGAGCAAGGACCTCTTAAAGGAACTATCAGGAGCGGTGTCGCTTGGGAAAGACAAGGAAAATAATGTGAGCAGAATTTcaaaggagctgaaggagacaACCTTGCAACTAGAGAAACTACAGTGTGAGAAAGATCAGGCAGTTGCCCGAAGCCAAGAACTACAGGCAAGTCTGCAGCAATGCAGGGAGCGGCTTAACCAAAAAAGTACTTATAACAAAACCAGTGAGCAGAAGATTCAAGACTTACAAGCAGAgaacaataaattaaagactAACTTCACGAAGGTGGAGCAAGAATTACAACAGGCACGCCAAAGCATTTCAGTGAACAAAGGCACTCTGAAGAACACCATCCGTCTCCAAAAAGCCATGATACAAGAAAAGGCTGAGCTGATCAAAAAATTAGACAAGCTGAAAAGAGAGCTTGATTCAGAAACTAAGAGAGCCAACCAAAACAAAGAAGAGAACGACTGGCTGGGTTTCCAGTTGAAGGAGGAACTGTTGAAAAACACCAGATATCAAAAGAAAACCTGGAAGTTGCACAGTCTAACAAAATCAACAAGTAAAATGTTGCAGGATCAGAGGATAAACGAAGctgaaatgacagaaatgaaagaaatggtgAGCAAGCTGCAAACTCAACTCACGAAGGAAAAGGCGCTGTACAGTCAGCTGGAAACACAGAGCAACCATCTTCAAGACGAACTGGAccggcagctgaggaggaacaaAATGCTGAAGGATGAGCTTTATCTCCAGAGAACACGAAATGAGGCAGAGTTACAGACattccaacagcagctgcaggtggaaaaACGACGCCTCCCGTCCCAAAGCGAAGCATTTGAGGAGAAACAAGCTTTCGAGGAGACAAAGGTGCAGCACGAGCAGGATCTGCAGAAAatgaagaaggagctgctgatgttgacTAAGTCCTACAAATCCTCGTGTGCCGATGCACAGCGATATCAAAAGCTCTACAATGACGAGACTCGCCACTCTATGGCGTTAGCAAGCCAATTACGGATGGCGCAGCTTCAGCTCCAGATGTCCAGCTATCCTTGA